A region of the Gammaproteobacteria bacterium genome:
CTATCGGGTTGAATCGGCGGCAGACCTGATGCCGATCCTGAAGCAGGCAATGGCTGATAATACGGTGAGTATCATTGATTGCCCAGTGGATTATAGTGAAAACATGAAATTAACCGAACATCTGGGCAAAATTATTTGTACCACCTGATGAATTATCTTATGCGGGAATCGTATTTGAATGTCGTGATATTGGATGTCTCTATTTCTTTAAAATCTGGATGTAGTGGGTTGAGCAAATAATTATGTTCACTTTCAATCACTACGCTGGGAATTTGCAGTATTAGGGATTCTTGATTGCTCAACCAGTCATTGCCAATGATTTGTGTTGTTGGAGTCATTGAGGGTTGTGTCCAGTCATCGGGTAGATCATCTGGATCTATAAGAATGATGTGCTCATCATTAAACGTGACTTCTATTTTCGAAAAGCAATTCAATACTGAAATAGAATCCAGATAAACCAGGAGCTCCAGCGATGCGGTCGCAAGATTACCGCCAAGATAGACAACGCGGTGACCCTTGGTGTTCCAGCGTCCACCATGCAAAAATGCCCCTTCGCCGGATAGCATTTCCTGGGGGCTTTTTGCAAACTCAGGGTCGGCTACACGCCATCCAGTCGGCATTAACTAAAGACACCGTGTCGAATACGACCGATTAGGTCTTCAACCTCACGAGCACCGATTTCTGTTATGGCGTGCTGCAATGGTGTTTCACCGCCAAAGATTTCCATGGGCTTTTTGAACCAGCTAGCGGCACGATTAGAATCTTTTTGCATCATCTCAGTGGCTTTGGTCATGAGTTCGGCATATCGATAAACGCGATCAGACTCGTTTGGCAACAACTTACCCTTATTCAGCCGGCGCCTTAATGTTGATTGAGGAATACCCATTAGTTTGTACCCTTCGCTCATCGGGATATCATAGGCTTTTGTTACCATTTCAAATGCGGTGGCTTCAATCCCGTCTTTGATTCGGTTGATGAGAACTTCATGAATGAAGCTGTTACGTTCAGCACGGCGTTTTAGTTTACCAATAGTTCTAATATCTTTGGTTCGAAAGATAACGCGCCCTTTTAATGTTTCTGTTATTGGGATGAGGTCGTCATTATCCTCAGCTTGTTGAAGTAATGCATGTATATCTTTTTTCTGCATGCGTGAGGGTATGGGTGTTTTCTGCTTAGTTGTCTTTGTGGTTATATGGTTTTTTTCAGTAGTCATATGGTTATAGTAGCAGAGTCTGCAAAATCATGAAGCTTTTTTGTTTTTCAGCTAACACAAAGGTTCCTTAATGAAGAGTTCTTTAGTAAGTAGTACACACCAGACCTTGTCATATTCATGTCATAAATACGAAATATACTGAGGCTATAAACTGGTTTCTCTATTCGGGTGAATTTTATGAAGCTCAAGGTTGTTACGCAGCTTGTTTCTCTGTTAATTATTGTCTTTACAGCACTTTCTATTATCGTTGGTTTCTGGGGTTGGCGGCAGATGGATCGCCCTTATCAGATCTACCAGGATTTCTATGATTTCAAAGGTATTATCAATACCGATGTCTATATAAAACTTGAACAATATCTTGGTTCAGGTGATGCCGGTTTATTGCAGGCGGTGGATAATACACTCAAGGTATTATCGCAACGCCAGCTGACATGGTTGTCTGATGAAGATAATGACAAGATACAGGCCGCTATTGCAGTTGTGGGTAACAATGTATATCAGGTGCGGGAGGCAGGCAAGCTGGCTGCTAATCCAGAAGCCTTGTTATCTCAGAATGAGAGAGAGCGGGTGGGTGATGTATCCAGTTTGCTTGCTTATGTGGATCAGTCATCTGTTTCATTGCAGATAAAAGCGGCTTATCTGGGGTTGTTGACGAGGTTAGGTACCGGCTTGCAACAACTGGGTTATCTACGCCAACGTTACATACAAACCAGTGATGATGCATTGAGAGAAAACCTGGTTCTGG
Encoded here:
- a CDS encoding RES family NAD+ phosphorylase codes for the protein MPTGWRVADPEFAKSPQEMLSGEGAFLHGGRWNTKGHRVVYLGGNLATASLELLVYLDSISVLNCFSKIEVTFNDEHIILIDPDDLPDDWTQPSMTPTTQIIGNDWLSNQESLILQIPSVVIESEHNYLLNPLHPDFKEIETSNITTFKYDSRIR
- a CDS encoding DUF2384 domain-containing protein, with product MTTEKNHITTKTTKQKTPIPSRMQKKDIHALLQQAEDNDDLIPITETLKGRVIFRTKDIRTIGKLKRRAERNSFIHEVLINRIKDGIEATAFEMVTKAYDIPMSEGYKLMGIPQSTLRRRLNKGKLLPNESDRVYRYAELMTKATEMMQKDSNRAASWFKKPMEIFGGETPLQHAITEIGAREVEDLIGRIRHGVFS